Within the Bacillus pumilus genome, the region AGCTGTTAAGATGTTTTCAAGTCCGTTTTTCAGAGAGAGACCTTCTAATAATTTGGCAGCTGCATCCTTTAATGTCTTAGGATCTTGGTCAAATTGCTGGACTGGCCTTAGTTTATTGAGGCTGCCTCCACCCTCTTGTTCAAATTGGAACCAATAAAATGCGTCTGCTTTGAGCTGAGCCGCTAGCTGCGCTTTTATTTTTGTTGAGCCTATTTGAACAAGGACCGTATCATCTCCGAGCATTTTCAGTACTTTACCGAGAATCAACCGATGCACATTTTCCTTTCCTTCGGTGTTTAATGGCACAGCTTCTGCCGTATTCAGCCGGCTATTCAGTGCTGTATGTATATCCTCAACTCTTGTCATCACAGGCAGCCTCCTTAGGTCAAAAATTTATGATATAACGGATTTCACCGGCGCAAATGATAATCGATGGATTGGGGCAGCTCCATGTGTTTGAATGGCAGCCAGATGCTCTTTTGTTCCGTATCCTTTATGTTTTTCAAATTGATACTCAGGGTACTGACGCCCGTATTCTTCCATCATCTGATCTCTTGTCACCTTTGCAATACATGCACCTGCTGCGATAGATGCACTTTTTGCGTCTCCTTTGATGATATTCTCCTGGTGAATAGGAAGCGGGAGCGTCATGGCATCTATGAGTAGATAATCAGGTGTATGAGTTAATTGCTCCACTGCTCTCACCATCGCCAGTCTTGATGCCTCGTAAATATTGATTTCATCAATCGTAGCCGCATCAACAATGCCGATTCCGATATCAAGTGCTTCTTTCTGAATCAAGTCATAATATGCCAATCTTTTTTTCTCAGATAATTGTTTTGAGTCGTTTAAACCGA harbors:
- a CDS encoding ribonuclease HII, translated to MYTVKQIKELIEKHSQDESYIHELVKDDKRKSVQRLIEKWHKEREKQQQLHAAWHEMLQFENNAKAQGYTCIAGIDEAGRGPLAGPVVAAAVILKDDTVLLGLNDSKQLSEKKRLAYYDLIQKEALDIGIGIVDAATIDEINIYEASRLAMVRAVEQLTHTPDYLLIDAMTLPLPIHQENIIKGDAKSASIAAGACIAKVTRDQMMEEYGRQYPEYQFEKHKGYGTKEHLAAIQTHGAAPIHRLSFAPVKSVIS